The Kiritimatiellia bacterium genome has a window encoding:
- a CDS encoding MotA/TolQ/ExbB proton channel family protein: MKTWIRWVSVATLAVIAMTWVARAQQPAAGQPAAQPAAAQPAPGTTTLTPEAQAAEAKAKGGEGMGFWSVVTGSGWLGAVLWLALGLCSVAAAALIIDSFITIKEKKIAPADLVNDVREAMSQGDVMKAIKHCESRPTPLASILTAGFQNVQEGFDVIQDIVGVAADLESEKLLQRVAYLNVCANLAPMLGLLGTVQGMIYAFMTLAMQEAGAAQTALLAKNIGQALWTTAAGLMIAIPSVGFYTFFRNTATKIILGMEGLTLDLIKTLRNVEVVAEEE, from the coding sequence ATGAAGACGTGGATCCGATGGGTCTCGGTGGCGACACTGGCAGTGATCGCGATGACGTGGGTGGCGCGCGCGCAACAGCCGGCCGCGGGACAGCCGGCGGCGCAGCCGGCCGCTGCGCAGCCTGCGCCGGGGACGACCACGCTGACGCCGGAGGCGCAGGCCGCCGAGGCGAAGGCGAAGGGCGGCGAAGGGATGGGGTTCTGGTCCGTCGTCACGGGCAGCGGCTGGCTCGGCGCAGTGCTGTGGCTGGCGCTCGGGCTGTGTTCGGTGGCGGCGGCGGCGCTGATCATCGACTCTTTCATCACGATCAAGGAGAAGAAAATCGCGCCCGCCGATCTTGTGAACGACGTGCGGGAGGCGATGTCGCAAGGGGACGTGATGAAGGCAATCAAACACTGCGAGAGCCGCCCGACGCCGCTGGCGAGCATTCTCACCGCCGGTTTCCAGAACGTGCAGGAAGGCTTTGACGTGATTCAGGACATCGTCGGCGTGGCGGCGGACCTCGAGAGCGAGAAGCTGCTGCAGCGCGTCGCCTACCTGAACGTCTGCGCAAACCTCGCGCCGATGCTCGGGCTGCTCGGCACGGTGCAGGGCATGATCTACGCGTTCATGACGCTGGCGATGCAGGAGGCCGGTGCCGCGCAGACCGCGCTGCTGGCGAAAAACATCGGCCAGGCGCTCTGGACCACCGCGGCGGGGCTGATGATCGCGATCCCCTCCGTCGGCTTCTACACCTTCTTCCGCAACACCGCGACGAAGATCATTCTCGGTA
- a CDS encoding tetratricopeptide repeat protein: protein MTTRRWWWAAAVAAVLAGGAPGAPYVVLRTGQRLEGATIRARSDGTVVLIRPDGQQLTLTRDQYTEAGTDKPAEFDRAAAAVQAGRYDEAIPILQKIMTDLRFLRWDREAGLLLVRAYRAKNDGAAMLKVYDTLIKDYPALANDPEVGWAYREALIAARQFAEVEKQLPALIKSENRLDAGRALLMRGDIRQAQGNIELAIRDYLRVVLFFERETALMPAALLRTAQALEKNRDGRAKEFYRRLLQEYPESPEAAAAKGKA from the coding sequence ATGACGACGAGACGATGGTGGTGGGCCGCCGCGGTGGCGGCGGTTCTGGCGGGCGGCGCGCCCGGTGCGCCGTACGTGGTGTTGAGGACCGGTCAACGGCTTGAGGGCGCCACCATCCGCGCACGCTCGGACGGAACGGTGGTGCTGATTCGACCGGATGGGCAGCAGCTCACGCTCACACGCGATCAATACACGGAAGCCGGCACCGACAAGCCGGCGGAGTTCGATCGCGCCGCGGCGGCGGTGCAGGCGGGCCGCTACGACGAGGCGATCCCCATCCTGCAGAAGATCATGACGGACCTGCGGTTTCTGCGCTGGGACCGCGAGGCGGGGTTGCTCCTGGTGCGCGCGTACCGCGCGAAAAACGACGGCGCGGCAATGCTGAAGGTCTATGACACGCTGATCAAAGATTACCCAGCGCTCGCGAACGACCCCGAGGTCGGCTGGGCGTATCGCGAAGCGCTGATCGCTGCGCGCCAGTTCGCGGAAGTGGAAAAGCAGCTGCCGGCGTTGATCAAGTCCGAGAACCGCCTCGACGCCGGTCGCGCCCTGCTGATGCGAGGCGACATCCGGCAGGCGCAGGGCAACATCGAGCTCGCGATTCGCGACTATCTGCGGGTCGTGCTGTTCTTCGAACGCGAGACCGCGTTGATGCCGGCGGCGCTGCTGCGCACGGCGCAGGCGCTGGAGAAAAACCGCGACGGTCGCGCGAAAGAATTTTACCGCCGACTCCTGCAGGAGTATCCGGAGTCGCCGGAGGCGGCGGCCGCCAAAGGGAAAGCCTAG
- a CDS encoding tetratricopeptide repeat protein yields the protein MRLSDWTLRRAWIARAAAAAALVVGAARAQDDVDQEFVFASKLVEIGFADYAERMIDQMVLENPALKERARVVQVEILGSRRKFDEAEKLLREMPPENPKTQAARLALANHMYRHREIDRARKLYQEFFAQYKTVPTDPDLRRFYMDAAYRFGQMLMRAGDREGAIAAFENILKAKPEPGIARRIQVDLCQLLIEVGRTKQGDEQKKLLDRAWKLCEEIQWGKEGIDVAFCQSIAAMANIEIVRGRPEAAIKLLRNNMDLMKGVDEILRQEKLPLGESPMAYARFLLGELYEKEAEKKSGDEQLRAYAAAVSEYANVFAKYPDSEWAPEAGARTEKLVAMVRQKFNREIRIDWGAHMQKAVAAQQRLVDDYFLQKKYAEAAGVALKVINAFPKASEMGSLFTPLLISWAETGRRLELEAALAHIRETREADASSGLALLALGKHYFDKGDTNSCIEVYKAFASAYPKHERAPQVLFLAATMLKKKGDTAGSRDLLKQIIDNYPQDQFFLRALSTLGWDRYEMQDYEGALEAFTRFVKESPPSHNRALALFSLADCQMRLNRFVEAAESYQRVVEWLSARDNNPYAKTAEEVKKAAELVEKARFYIGYCRFKQPAEGEAKAKIRAEAVAALESFVKDYRNSELAPKAINLVGAIQLELGRSDDAAKTFERLGREYPNSEDGKSALFSLIRAAVEIQRYDIAEDAFGKMMAGEKPGEPSKLYTPEQFVRIGQWFLDGKKYPAAVQAFEKVLAGGATDRALLERSLFGLGVAAYEAGQKEKAIEKLEDLMTRYPRTGLFYEARTLLSKAYRETGKYPEAIATLNEIFKVATDPVVVNQANMELAKVYREFAAKLKAENKAAAAEEPLRQAAASYERIILLADETNERIRPMIEEALRHVMDVHEELGRFNDAISACDRYLAKFGDLPAAAEVRRRQQALRLKAATVEPTPAPAGAPAAAPGGTQR from the coding sequence ATGAGGCTGTCGGACTGGACATTGCGGCGGGCGTGGATTGCGCGGGCGGCGGCTGCCGCGGCGCTGGTGGTGGGTGCCGCGCGGGCGCAGGACGACGTCGACCAGGAGTTCGTCTTCGCGTCGAAGCTTGTGGAGATCGGCTTCGCGGACTACGCGGAGCGGATGATCGACCAGATGGTGCTGGAGAATCCCGCGCTGAAGGAGCGTGCGCGGGTCGTGCAGGTGGAGATTCTCGGTTCCCGCCGAAAGTTCGATGAGGCCGAGAAGCTATTGCGCGAGATGCCGCCGGAGAATCCGAAAACCCAGGCGGCCCGGCTGGCGCTGGCCAACCACATGTACCGCCACCGTGAGATCGACCGCGCGCGCAAGCTCTACCAGGAATTTTTCGCGCAGTACAAGACGGTGCCGACCGATCCGGACCTGCGGCGCTTCTACATGGACGCCGCCTATCGGTTTGGGCAGATGCTGATGCGCGCGGGCGACCGAGAAGGCGCGATTGCGGCGTTCGAGAACATCCTGAAGGCGAAACCTGAACCGGGTATCGCGCGGAGGATTCAGGTGGACCTGTGCCAGCTGCTGATCGAGGTCGGCCGTACCAAGCAGGGCGACGAGCAAAAGAAGCTGTTGGATCGCGCTTGGAAGCTTTGCGAAGAGATCCAGTGGGGCAAGGAGGGGATCGATGTCGCATTCTGCCAGTCCATCGCGGCGATGGCGAACATCGAGATTGTGCGCGGGCGCCCCGAGGCGGCGATCAAGCTGCTGCGGAACAACATGGATCTGATGAAGGGGGTGGACGAGATTCTGCGGCAGGAGAAATTGCCGCTGGGCGAGAGCCCGATGGCGTACGCCCGTTTCCTGCTGGGGGAACTGTACGAAAAGGAGGCAGAGAAGAAGTCGGGTGATGAACAGCTGCGCGCGTACGCGGCCGCGGTGAGCGAGTACGCGAACGTGTTCGCGAAGTACCCCGACAGCGAGTGGGCGCCAGAGGCCGGAGCGCGAACGGAAAAGCTGGTTGCGATGGTGCGCCAGAAGTTCAACCGCGAGATCCGGATTGACTGGGGAGCGCACATGCAGAAGGCGGTCGCCGCGCAGCAGAGGCTCGTGGATGACTATTTTCTGCAGAAGAAGTACGCGGAGGCCGCCGGCGTCGCGCTGAAGGTGATCAACGCGTTTCCAAAGGCCTCGGAAATGGGCTCCCTGTTCACCCCGCTGCTGATCTCCTGGGCGGAAACCGGCCGGCGGCTCGAGCTGGAAGCGGCACTGGCGCACATCCGCGAAACCCGCGAGGCGGACGCGAGCAGTGGGTTGGCACTGCTGGCGCTGGGCAAGCACTATTTCGACAAGGGCGACACGAACTCCTGCATCGAGGTCTACAAGGCCTTTGCGAGCGCCTATCCGAAGCACGAGCGTGCGCCGCAGGTGCTGTTCCTGGCCGCGACCATGCTGAAGAAGAAGGGGGACACGGCCGGCTCGCGGGATCTCTTGAAACAGATCATTGACAACTACCCGCAGGACCAGTTCTTCCTTCGCGCGCTGAGCACGCTGGGCTGGGACCGCTACGAGATGCAGGACTACGAGGGGGCGCTCGAGGCGTTCACGCGATTTGTGAAGGAGAGTCCCCCTTCCCACAACCGGGCGCTGGCGCTCTTCAGCCTCGCGGACTGCCAGATGCGACTGAACCGCTTTGTGGAGGCGGCGGAGTCCTACCAGCGCGTGGTCGAGTGGCTCTCGGCGCGGGACAACAATCCGTACGCCAAGACCGCCGAAGAGGTGAAGAAAGCGGCGGAACTGGTGGAGAAGGCCCGCTTCTACATCGGGTACTGTCGGTTCAAGCAGCCCGCGGAAGGGGAAGCGAAGGCGAAGATCCGCGCGGAGGCGGTCGCCGCGCTCGAGTCGTTTGTGAAGGACTATCGGAACTCGGAGCTGGCGCCGAAAGCGATCAACCTCGTGGGGGCGATTCAACTGGAGCTGGGCCGCTCGGACGATGCGGCAAAGACGTTCGAACGGCTCGGGCGCGAGTATCCGAACTCGGAAGACGGCAAGAGCGCGCTGTTTTCACTGATTCGCGCTGCGGTGGAGATCCAGCGCTACGACATCGCGGAGGACGCGTTCGGCAAGATGATGGCCGGCGAGAAACCCGGCGAGCCCTCGAAGCTGTACACGCCCGAGCAGTTTGTGCGCATTGGCCAGTGGTTCCTCGACGGCAAGAAGTATCCCGCCGCGGTTCAGGCCTTCGAAAAGGTGCTGGCGGGGGGCGCCACCGACCGCGCGCTGCTCGAACGCAGTCTGTTCGGGCTGGGCGTCGCGGCGTACGAGGCGGGGCAGAAGGAGAAAGCCATCGAGAAGCTGGAAGACTTGATGACGCGCTATCCCCGCACGGGGCTCTTCTATGAGGCACGGACGCTGCTGTCGAAGGCCTACCGGGAAACCGGAAAATATCCGGAGGCGATCGCGACGCTGAACGAGATCTTCAAGGTGGCGACCGACCCGGTTGTGGTGAACCAGGCGAACATGGAGCTGGCGAAGGTCTACCGAGAGTTCGCCGCGAAATTGAAGGCGGAGAACAAGGCCGCGGCGGCGGAGGAACCGCTGCGGCAAGCGGCGGCATCGTATGAGCGGATCATTCTGCTGGCGGATGAGACCAACGAGCGGATTCGGCCGATGATCGAGGAGGCACTGCGGCACGTGATGGATGTGCACGAGGAGCTCGGCCGGTTCAACGACGCGATCAGCGCCTGTGACCGATATCTGGCGAAGTTCGGCGACCTGCCCGCGGCCGCGGAGGTCCGGCGGCGGCAGCAGGCGCTGCGGTTGAAGGCCGCAACCGTGGAGCCGACGCCGGCGCCGGCGGGCGCGCCGGCCGCGGCCCCAGGAGGCACCCAGCGATGA
- the hemH gene encoding ferrochelatase, whose protein sequence is MNDRGVLLLAHGTVDDLSRMREYLQDIAGGRVPSPQLVEEMTRRYAEVGGSPLTRITLEQAVALEQELARRGRPRRVYVGMRHWQPRIREAVARMASDGVRRAVGIVMSPHGARVSVERYRQLLNEALAATPDAPEVRLVERWWRQRGLDEAFAERMLEALRRRGASAADVHVLFTAHSLPVRAGGSADAYEADLREHAAALAARMQLRSWSFAFQSAGATPEPWLSPSLHDELARLAAAGVRRVLVVPIGFVCDHMEVLYDLDVEARRRADELGMELWRIESLNTAARFIGVLADVVEAAEQKGAPPE, encoded by the coding sequence ATGAACGACCGCGGCGTGCTGCTGCTCGCGCACGGAACGGTGGACGATCTTTCCCGGATGCGGGAGTACCTCCAGGACATCGCGGGCGGGCGGGTGCCTTCTCCGCAGCTTGTTGAGGAGATGACGCGCCGCTATGCGGAGGTCGGCGGCTCGCCGCTGACGCGGATCACGCTCGAGCAGGCCGTCGCGCTCGAGCAGGAGCTGGCCCGGCGCGGCCGGCCGCGCCGAGTCTATGTCGGCATGCGGCACTGGCAGCCCCGAATCCGTGAGGCGGTCGCGCGGATGGCGAGTGACGGCGTACGGCGAGCGGTGGGTATCGTGATGTCGCCGCACGGTGCGCGAGTGAGCGTCGAACGGTACCGGCAGCTGCTGAACGAGGCGCTCGCCGCGACTCCCGATGCGCCGGAGGTTCGGCTGGTGGAGCGATGGTGGCGCCAGCGGGGTTTGGACGAGGCGTTCGCGGAGCGGATGCTCGAGGCGCTGCGGCGGCGCGGCGCGAGCGCGGCGGACGTCCACGTGCTATTCACCGCACACAGCCTGCCGGTGCGTGCCGGCGGCTCGGCGGACGCCTACGAGGCCGATCTGCGCGAGCACGCCGCCGCGCTCGCCGCGCGCATGCAGTTGCGAAGCTGGAGCTTCGCATTTCAGAGCGCCGGCGCGACACCGGAACCCTGGTTGAGCCCCTCGCTGCACGACGAGCTCGCGCGGCTCGCCGCCGCCGGCGTGCGCCGCGTGCTGGTGGTCCCGATCGGTTTTGTCTGCGACCACATGGAAGTGCTCTACGATCTCGATGTCGAGGCGCGGCGCCGCGCTGACGAACTGGGCATGGAGCTGTGGAGGATCGAGTCGTTGAACACCGCTGCGAGGTTCATCGGCGTGCTCGCCGATGTGGTGGAAGCGGCGGAACAGAAGGGGGCGCCGCCCGAGTGA
- the ilvD gene encoding dihydroxy-acid dehydratase, whose product MSQQRTTRRIDPRAWSRVITEPMERAPSRAMLRAVGFSRADFRKPLIGVVSSWSEVTPCNVHLDRLSRAAARGAEAAGGKAQQFATITVSDGISMGTEGMKYSLVSREVIADSIETVAGAAHFDGLVAIGGCDKNMPGAMIAIARLNRPAVFVYGGTILPGRCGGQAVDIVTVFEAVGRRARGEISARQLRAIEDSAIPGPGACGGMYTANTMACAIEVLGLSLPGSSAQTAVSVAKRRDAEAAGRAVVQLARRGIRPSDILTREAFLNAVTIVMALGGSTNAVLHLLAIADAAGVELTLEDFRTVGRRTPVLADLKPSGRHHMADLVRIGGVLPLMKMLLEAGLLNGGSLTVTGRTLAENLRSVRPYPKGQTIIRPLDHPVRPTGHIVILRGNLAPEGAVAKISGQEGERFSGTAIVFESEEEALAAILAGRVRAGHVVVIRYEGPRGGPGMREMLAPTSAIMGRGLGRDVALITDGRFSGGSHGFVVGHVSPEAACGGPIALVRDGDRITVDAVAETITLEVPDAELAARRAGWTPPPPRYRRGVLAKYAQTVRSASEGAVTDRF is encoded by the coding sequence ATGAGCCAGCAACGGACCACCCGTCGTATTGACCCCCGCGCCTGGTCGCGCGTGATCACCGAACCGATGGAGCGCGCGCCGAGCCGCGCGATGCTGCGCGCCGTGGGCTTTTCCCGGGCGGACTTTCGCAAGCCGCTGATCGGCGTGGTGTCGTCGTGGAGCGAGGTGACGCCCTGCAACGTGCACCTCGACCGTCTCTCGCGCGCGGCCGCGCGCGGCGCGGAGGCGGCCGGCGGCAAGGCGCAGCAGTTTGCGACGATCACCGTTTCGGATGGCATCTCGATGGGTACCGAGGGGATGAAGTACTCGTTGGTGTCGCGCGAGGTGATCGCGGACTCGATCGAGACGGTCGCGGGCGCCGCCCATTTCGACGGGCTGGTGGCGATCGGCGGATGTGACAAGAACATGCCCGGCGCGATGATCGCGATCGCTCGGCTGAACCGGCCCGCGGTGTTTGTGTATGGCGGCACGATCCTGCCCGGCCGCTGTGGTGGGCAGGCGGTGGACATCGTCACCGTGTTCGAGGCGGTCGGCCGGCGCGCGCGGGGTGAGATCAGCGCGCGCCAGCTGCGTGCGATCGAGGACAGCGCCATTCCCGGCCCTGGCGCCTGTGGCGGCATGTACACCGCGAACACGATGGCCTGCGCGATCGAGGTGCTCGGTCTAAGCTTGCCCGGCAGCAGTGCGCAGACCGCGGTGTCGGTCGCGAAACGGCGCGACGCGGAGGCCGCCGGCCGCGCGGTGGTGCAGCTGGCCCGGCGCGGGATCCGCCCCTCCGACATCCTCACCCGCGAGGCGTTTCTGAACGCGGTGACGATCGTGATGGCGCTGGGGGGCTCCACGAACGCAGTGCTGCATCTGCTGGCGATCGCGGACGCCGCCGGGGTGGAGCTCACGCTGGAGGACTTCCGTACCGTCGGCCGGCGCACGCCGGTGCTGGCGGACCTGAAACCGAGCGGGCGCCACCACATGGCCGACCTGGTGCGCATCGGTGGTGTGCTGCCGCTGATGAAAATGCTGCTCGAGGCGGGTCTGCTGAACGGCGGAAGCCTGACGGTGACAGGGCGCACCCTCGCGGAGAACCTGCGGAGCGTTCGTCCCTATCCGAAAGGGCAGACGATCATCCGGCCGCTCGACCATCCAGTTCGGCCGACCGGCCACATCGTGATTCTGCGCGGCAACCTGGCGCCAGAGGGCGCGGTGGCGAAGATCAGCGGTCAGGAGGGAGAACGCTTCTCGGGGACCGCGATCGTGTTCGAGTCGGAGGAGGAGGCGCTCGCCGCGATACTGGCAGGCCGGGTGCGGGCCGGTCACGTGGTGGTGATCCGCTACGAGGGACCGCGCGGCGGCCCCGGCATGCGGGAGATGCTGGCGCCGACCTCGGCGATCATGGGGCGTGGGCTGGGTCGCGACGTTGCGCTGATCACGGACGGACGCTTCTCGGGCGGCAGCCACGGGTTCGTGGTCGGCCACGTCTCGCCGGAGGCGGCCTGCGGGGGTCCGATTGCGCTGGTGCGCGACGGGGATCGCATTACGGTGGACGCGGTCGCCGAGACGATCACGCTGGAGGTGCCGGACGCGGAGCTCGCGGCGCGGCGCGCCGGCTGGACCCCGCCGCCGCCCCGCTATCGGCGCGGCGTACTGGCGAAGTACGCGCAGACCGTCCGCTCCGCCTCCGAGGGCGCGGTGACGGACCGGTTTTGA
- the lysS gene encoding lysine--tRNA ligase → MNLPRHLDHEYRAVRLAHLRELAARGRAPFGRAFPRDGRIAEIRAAFAEGRTVRIAGRLIARRDMGKTVFGHLQDSTGRLQIYLRRDDLGDEAFDTFSLVDLGDHLGIEGECFTTRTGEPTVRARTWTLLAKALQVPPEKWHGLQDIELRYRKRYLDLIARPEAAQLFRRRAEILRRTRQFLADRGFEEVETPMLQPLAGGAAARPFETYFQALGVKMYLRIAPELYLKRLLVGGFDKVFELNRNFRNEGLDRSHNPEFTMLELYEAYGDLRSMRTLVEELILTLAREVVGSLRVGPPEQPVDLTPPWREATYAELIREAAGEDWDQLDLDGARERARALGLTIAPDWDRAAIAHEIYQKIVERSLVNPTFVTRLPAELIPLARPCEDDPSCADVFELVIGGREIAPAYNELNDPIEQRRRLEAQAGGDPSRVDEDFLEALEYGMPPAGGMGVGMDRLVMLLTGQESIRDVLLFPHLKPHG, encoded by the coding sequence ATGAATCTGCCCCGGCATCTCGACCACGAGTACCGCGCGGTGCGGCTGGCGCATCTGCGCGAGCTGGCCGCGCGCGGCCGCGCGCCGTTCGGCCGCGCGTTCCCGCGCGACGGCCGCATTGCGGAAATCCGCGCGGCGTTCGCGGAGGGCCGCACGGTCCGCATCGCGGGGCGGCTGATCGCACGCCGCGACATGGGCAAAACCGTCTTCGGCCACCTGCAGGACTCCACCGGCCGCCTGCAGATCTATCTGCGCCGCGACGACCTCGGCGACGAGGCCTTCGACACCTTCTCGCTGGTGGACCTCGGCGACCACCTCGGCATCGAGGGCGAATGCTTCACCACCCGCACCGGCGAGCCCACCGTCCGCGCGCGCACCTGGACGCTGCTCGCGAAGGCGCTGCAGGTGCCGCCCGAAAAGTGGCACGGGCTGCAGGACATCGAACTGCGCTACCGCAAGCGGTACCTCGACCTGATCGCGCGGCCCGAGGCCGCCCAGCTCTTTCGCCGCCGTGCGGAAATCTTGCGCCGCACCCGCCAGTTCCTCGCCGATCGCGGCTTCGAAGAGGTCGAAACTCCGATGCTGCAGCCGCTGGCCGGCGGCGCGGCGGCGCGCCCCTTCGAGACCTATTTCCAAGCGCTCGGCGTGAAAATGTACCTGCGCATCGCGCCGGAACTGTACCTGAAACGGCTGCTCGTCGGCGGGTTCGACAAGGTCTTCGAGCTGAACCGCAACTTCCGCAACGAGGGGCTCGACCGCTCGCACAACCCTGAGTTCACCATGCTCGAACTCTACGAGGCCTATGGCGACCTCCGCTCGATGCGCACGCTGGTCGAGGAGCTGATCCTCACGCTCGCGCGGGAGGTGGTCGGCTCGCTGCGCGTCGGCCCGCCGGAGCAGCCGGTGGACCTCACCCCTCCCTGGCGCGAGGCGACCTACGCGGAGCTGATCCGCGAGGCCGCCGGCGAGGACTGGGACCAGCTCGATCTCGATGGCGCGCGCGAGCGGGCGCGCGCGCTCGGCCTGACGATCGCGCCGGACTGGGACCGCGCCGCGATCGCGCACGAAATCTACCAAAAGATCGTCGAACGCTCGCTGGTAAACCCGACGTTCGTCACCCGGCTGCCCGCGGAGCTGATCCCGTTGGCCCGGCCCTGCGAAGACGATCCCAGCTGCGCGGACGTGTTCGAGCTGGTGATTGGTGGCCGGGAGATCGCGCCCGCCTACAACGAGCTGAACGATCCGATTGAGCAGCGGCGTCGCCTCGAGGCGCAGGCCGGCGGCGACCCTTCGCGAGTGGACGAGGACTTCCTCGAGGCGCTCGAATACGGCATGCCGCCCGCGGGTGGGATGGGCGTGGGGATGGACCGGCTCGTGATGCTGCTGACTGGTCAGGAGTCCATCCGCGACGTGCTGCTGTTCCCCCATCTGAAGCCGCACGGATGA
- a CDS encoding ABC transporter permease → MSPPPPVSLYLALRYLRPRRTLFSVITVISVLGVLIGVAVLLIVISVMTGFDLVWRDRILGFQAHVTVSGSGPIEADESLLRTIESVPGVLGAAPYVQGLVFLSHRGLVKEALLRGVDPRLEARASRVPESVVEGRFELDGGGIVLGRALARQLGVRAGDTVTVLSPASLARSGSLRLPDDLVVAGIFDVGMYDLDLGYAFVALPVARDLFGLDRGVHAIQIRTANPDRAPEVVAALAPRLPPGVEARSWMEINRQLFAVLQTEKNMMFFLLIFITIVAAFGIMNTLITVTVQKTREIGLLKALGMPRAGIMGIFLWQGALAGAVGTVAGIAAGLTALHWRNDLLRFLNRRLGVSLLPPEFYQLAEIPSRTLPSDVALIALSVLGICLLAGLLPAWRAAQLDPARALRYE, encoded by the coding sequence ATGAGCCCGCCTCCGCCGGTGTCGCTGTATCTGGCGCTCCGCTACCTTCGGCCCCGCCGCACGCTCTTTTCGGTGATCACCGTGATCTCCGTGCTGGGTGTGCTGATCGGCGTCGCGGTGCTGCTGATCGTGATCTCGGTGATGACCGGCTTCGACCTGGTCTGGCGCGACCGGATCCTCGGCTTCCAGGCGCACGTGACCGTCAGCGGCAGCGGCCCGATCGAAGCCGACGAGTCGCTGCTGCGTACGATCGAATCGGTGCCCGGCGTGCTCGGCGCAGCACCGTACGTGCAGGGGCTGGTGTTTCTGTCGCATCGCGGGCTGGTGAAAGAAGCGCTGCTGCGGGGCGTGGACCCGCGGTTGGAAGCGCGCGCAAGCCGGGTACCGGAATCGGTCGTCGAAGGTCGCTTCGAACTCGACGGCGGCGGCATCGTGCTCGGGCGCGCGCTTGCGCGTCAGCTCGGCGTGCGCGCCGGCGACACCGTGACCGTTCTCTCCCCCGCCAGCCTCGCGCGGTCGGGGTCGCTGCGGCTGCCGGACGACCTGGTGGTGGCCGGGATCTTCGACGTCGGCATGTACGATCTGGATCTCGGCTACGCGTTCGTCGCGCTGCCGGTCGCACGGGATCTGTTCGGACTGGACCGCGGCGTGCACGCGATCCAGATCCGCACCGCGAATCCCGACCGCGCGCCCGAGGTCGTCGCCGCGCTCGCGCCGAGGCTGCCGCCCGGCGTCGAGGCGCGCTCCTGGATGGAGATCAACCGACAGCTTTTCGCGGTGCTGCAGACAGAGAAGAACATGATGTTTTTCCTGCTGATCTTCATCACCATCGTCGCGGCGTTCGGCATCATGAACACGCTGATCACGGTGACGGTGCAGAAGACCCGCGAGATCGGGCTGCTGAAGGCACTGGGCATGCCCCGTGCGGGCATCATGGGCATCTTTCTGTGGCAGGGTGCGCTGGCGGGAGCGGTGGGGACGGTCGCCGGCATCGCCGCGGGCCTCACGGCGCTGCACTGGCGCAACGACTTGCTGCGCTTTCTGAACCGCCGGCTCGGCGTGTCGCTGCTGCCGCCGGAGTTCTACCAGCTGGCCGAAATCCCCTCGCGAACGCTGCCGTCCGACGTCGCGCTGATCGCACTCTCGGTGCTTGGAATCTGCCTGCTGGCCGGACTGCTCCCCGCCTGGCGCGCCGCGCAACTCGATCCCGCGCGCGCGCTGCGCTATGAGTGA
- a CDS encoding ABC transporter ATP-binding protein: MSEPAARTDAPRIEARGIHRRFAIGPCTIEVLRGVDLAVRPGERLAIVGASGSGKTTLLHILAGLDRPSAGSAHLDGLDLYALPERARAALRHRRIGLVFQAYHLLPELSVFDNVLLPARIGRPSPSRFAAARQRARELLDKVGLGDRAEHRPNELSGGEQQRVALARALMNDPDVVFADEPTGNLDSHTGDAVLRCLFELSAGPRRTVVLVTHNPDIAARCDRAVLLRDGRIEGSTDG, encoded by the coding sequence ATGAGTGAGCCCGCCGCCCGCACCGACGCGCCCCGGATCGAGGCGCGCGGTATCCATCGACGATTTGCGATCGGGCCGTGCACAATCGAGGTGCTGCGCGGGGTGGACCTGGCGGTGCGCCCAGGCGAGCGGCTGGCGATCGTCGGTGCGAGCGGATCGGGTAAGACTACGCTACTGCACATCTTGGCCGGGCTCGACCGCCCGAGCGCGGGCAGCGCGCACCTGGACGGTCTCGACCTCTATGCGTTGCCGGAGCGCGCGCGCGCCGCACTGCGGCACCGACGGATCGGCCTGGTGTTCCAGGCCTACCACCTGCTGCCGGAGCTCAGCGTGTTCGACAACGTGCTGCTGCCGGCGCGCATCGGCCGGCCCTCGCCGTCGCGCTTTGCCGCCGCGCGGCAGCGGGCGCGAGAGCTGCTGGACAAAGTCGGGCTGGGTGACCGCGCCGAGCATCGCCCCAACGAGCTCTCCGGCGGGGAGCAGCAGCGCGTCGCACTCGCCCGCGCGTTGATGAACGATCCGGACGTCGTGTTCGCGGATGAGCCCACCGGCAACCTCGACTCACACACCGGCGACGCGGTGCTCCGGTGTCTGTTCGAGCTGTCCGCGGGGCCGCGGCGCACCGTCGTGCTGGTCACGCACAACCCCGACATCGCCGCGCGCTGCGACCGAGCAGTACTGCTGCGGGACGGCCGCATCGAGGGCAGCACCGACGGCTGA